The Roseibium sp. Sym1 nucleotide sequence TGTTTGACGACGCCCGGCGCATGCTCGACGAGATTGTCGAGAAGAAGCTCCTGACCGCGCGCGGCATCGCAGCGCTGTGGCCGGCCAACGCCGTCGGTGACGACGTCCGTGTCTTTGCCGACGAAGGCCGTTCCGAGACACTGGCAACCTTCCATACGCTGCGCCAGCAGATGGCGCGGACGGCCGGCGGACGCGCCAATGTGGCCCTCAGCGATTTCGTCGCACAGAAGGACAGCGGCATCAGCGACTGGATCGGCGGCTTCGCCGTGACCGCGGGGCATGGCGAGGACGAGCTTGCCGCTCGCTATGCAAGGGAAGGGGACGACTACAACAAGATCCTCTCCCAGGCGCTCGCCGACCGGCTGGCGGAAGCCTTTGCCGAGAAGCTGCACCAGATCGTGCGGACGGACCTGTGGGGCTATGCGGCCGACGAGAACCTCTCGATCGAGGACATCATCGCCGAGAAGTACCAGGGCATCCGGCCGGCCGCCGGATATCCCGCGCAGCCGGATCACACGGAGAAGGATACGCTGTTCAAGCTGCTCGACGCCGAACGGCTGACCGGCATCCAGCTGACGGAAAGCCGGGCGATGCTGCCGGGTTCCTCCGTTTCGGGGCTCTATTTCGGTCATGCCGACAGTCACTATTTCGGTGTCGGCAAGATCGAACGGGACCAGGTGGAAGACTATGCCGCGCGCAAGGGCTGGGACCTGGCCTACGCGGAACGCTGGCTTGCGCCGATCCTGAACTACGATCCGGCCCGCATGGAAGCGGCGGAATAATCAGAACCGCAGTTCGGACTGCTTGCAAGAAACCGGCCTCCCGCGGATCTGCCGCGGGAGGCCGTTTGTTTTTGTGCTCGAATTGTATGACGTAAGGAAAATAACACATTTTTTTGAGAATATGCACATTGTGCGCTCTTGTAATGCGCACGGAGTGCACTACAATACAATCATCAGGTGAACGTGAAAGGTTCTGCGCTCACCGAAAGGAGAACAATAATATGAATGTGCAAATCGCCAGAATTCTGCTGGTCCAGCATCGCCAGGACTACAACCGTGACCGCCTTCCCTGGCTGCCGTCACGGCTCTATCGCTCCTGGCGCGAAGCGCTTCCAAGGATCCAGGAAACCTTCAGGGCTTCCTGATCCGGGCCGGAACCCCATCGGGCCCCAACAACAAAAACATGACAAAGGACGTTTCATTGCCCCGGACGTCCACCCATCCTGACAAAGCCCGGCTTCAGCCGGGTTTTTTGTTCTTCGGCCCTCACGTCCGGCTGAAGAGGAGCTTCAATCCTGCAAAGGCGAAGAACCCGCCAAGCAGCATCTGGATGAAGCGGCGGGCCCTGCCGTAGACCCGGACCATGACCGGCGTGGAGAAGGCAACCGCGTAGAGGATGTGGATCAGGATGGAAAGAAGGAACGTGCCCAGGACGATCACCGCACCGACCCAGAACGGCGCGCCTTCCTTCAGGCCCAGCGAAATGATCGCGATCCAGGCGAGCGCGGCCTTGGGATTGGTCATCTGGATAACGTATCCGCGGACAAGATATCCTGCGGGAGAGCGTTTGCCTCCCGAAAGTTCCCTGGCCTCGATGTCATGGCGCGAAGCAGCGGATTTCAAGGATTTCACGGCGAGCCAGAGCAGGTAGAGACCACCCGCGCTCTTGATGACCGTCAGCGCCGAGGCGTAGACCGCCAGGAGGGTGGAAAGACCCAGTACCGTGAGAACAGCCCAGGTAAACGACCCCGTGGCCACGCCAAGGGCAAGCGCCACACCGGGCCCGCGTCCCGCGCTCATGGACGTGCCGAGAACTGCGAGAATGTTCGGTCCGGGGCTGGCAATTCCCAGCAGAAACGCGGAATAGGCGAGCAATATGCCCGGAATGTATGGGGTTATCTGGTCCAACGGGAGCTCCCTTCGTGAGGTGTTCGCGCAGGATAGGCCGATGGTGGGACTGGATGCTTCGGTCCGGGTCGAAGTGTGGTGGTGGGCAGGCCTTTCTGTTCGTCATTCGCCTGACCAGCCACCACCACAGACCTCATCCTGAGTGTCTGACCCTAGGACGTAGTTTTCATCGTTCCTGGCACAAACCCGCCCCCTCTCGGGTGTCATCCCCGCGAAAGCGGGCACCCGGTAACCTCATGAATCCGCTCTATAAATTTGGATCTAACCTCACGGAGTCCCGGTTTCCCGCTTTCGCGGGAATGACAAATGTGAGTGAAGCATTCGCCCCGGCCATCACTTTCGGGCCAGGCCCTGAGGAGGTCCGCAAGGTCCGTCTCGAAGGTGCGGCAGCTTGCTCCGGAGCGTGTGGCCCGTCCTTCGAGACGCCGCTGTCGCGGCTCCTCAGGATGAGGTCGGCGGGTGGGAAAGGCGATGATTATACCACCGGAAACAGCACCTTCAGTTCCGTCTGGCCCTTTGGAGAGATATGCACGATCCGGCTGGCGTTTTCCCGGCGCAGCCAACCCTGGTCCAGGAAACGGGTCAGGAGCGCGGCGCCGAGACTGCCGGCCAGATGGTTGCGGCGCTCGCTCCAGTCGAGACATATCCGGCAGAGCGGCCGGCGGCTTGTGGTGAGGGCGTCGAGATCGATACCGATCTCCCGGACGAAGCCGGCGCCTGCCTCCGTCAGGCCGAAGCCGCCCTTGTTACCGGAGATGGCCAGAAATCCTCTCGACTGCAGGCTGTCGAAGATCCGGACCGCCATGTCGCCGGCCAGATGGTCGTAGCAGACGCGGGCGGCGCGCATGGCCGGGTCCTTCGGACCGGTGCGGGTGCGCAGATGGCCCCTGCGGGCAGCCAGCCCCATGACCGCCTCCAGCACGGCGCCGACTTCCGGCCCGGCGAGGGTGAAATAGCGGTGGCGGCCTTGTTTGGCCTGGGTCAGCAGGCCGCCCTCCATCAGTTTTTTGAGGTGCGAGCTGGCCGTCTGGCCCGTGATGCCGGCTTCCGCGGCCAGCTCTGTCGCCGTCAGTGCCTTGCCGCTCAATAGCGCGCTCAGGATGTTGGCGCGGGCAGGGTCGCCCATCAGCGCGCCGATACGGGCAATGTCCGGTCCTTCTTTCATGGTTCGATCTCCATCGAAGCATTGTCGTCGCGGAGCATGGCATAGAGCTGCCCGCAACGCCAGACCAAAGGACACGGCCATGATCACCTGTTTCATCCGCTATCACATCGACCCGGCCAAACGGGCCGCCTTCGAGCAATATGCCCGCAACTGGGGGCAGGCGATCCCGCGCTGCGGTGCCGACCTGGTCGGTTACTATGCGCCCCATGAAGGCTCGACCACCCTGGCCTACGGTGTCTATTCGATCGAAAGCCTTGCTGCCTACGAAGCCTACCGCGCGCGGTTGGCGGCTGATCCGCTGGGCCGGGAGAATTACGACTTCGCCATGAGAGAAAAATTCATCTTGCGGGAAGACCGCACCTTCCTGAAACTGGCCTCCGCGCCGCATGGAGAGGGAGAGACCCATAAATGATCGCCGTGATTTTCGAAGTGATTCCTCATGCGGACAAGAAACAGGCCTATCTCGACATGGCCGCCGAGATGCGCCCGCTGGTGGAGCAGATCGACGGCTTCCTGTCCGTGGAGCGGTTCCAGAGCCTGACCAATCCGGAAAAGCTCCTGTCCGTTTCGTTCTTCCGGGACGAGGCGGCCCTGAAAGAATGGCGCGAGCTGACTCAGCACCGCAAGGCCCAGAAAGCGGGCCGAAGCAGCTACTTCAAGGATTATCGTCTCCGCGTCGCCCATGTCCTGAGGGACTACGGCATGGACGAGCGTGACGAGGCGCCCGCCGACAGCCGCGAACTCCACGGCTAGTCCATGCCCAACAGGTCCCTTGAGCTAGCGCTGCTGGGCGTCCTTGCTCTGCTGTGGGGCTCTTCCTACATGTGGATCAGCCTCGCGCTGCCGTCCTTTCCGCCGGCAACGCTGATTGCCCTGCGTGTCGGACTTGCGTCCCTTGTCCTTCTTGCCATCCTGGCGGCGCGCGGACTGCGCCTGCCGGGCGACAGCCGCAGCTGGCGGCTGTTCTTCGTCCAGTCGCTCGTCAACAGCACCGGACCTTGGTTGATGCTTGCCTGGGGGCAGCAATATGCCGGAACGGCGGTTTCCAGCGTGCTCAATTCAACCTCGCCGCTGTGGGTGTTCGCCTTTTCCTTCCTGCTTTTGCAAAGCGGCCAGCGCCCGGGTACGCGGCAACTGGCCGGGGCGCTGCTGGGCTTTGGCGGCATCGTCCTGATTGTCGGCGTCGGTGCGCTGGAGGACATCGGCCGGAACCTGGTTCCCCAGCTCGTGGTGCTGCTCGGCGCCGCGCTTTATGGTATCGCAGCCCTGCGCGGTCCGCTCTTTACGGCCTATCCGCCGCTGGTAACGGCGACCGGCACGCTCATGTGTGCATCGCTGGTGCTTGTGCCGCTGAGCCTTGTCACGGACCGGCCATGGGACCTCGCACCGGACCTGACGGGCATTCTGTCGGTGCTCATGCTGAGCGTGGCCTGTACCGCGCTGGCCTTCCTGATTTACTTTCGGCTGCTGTCGACACTCGGAGCCATGGGAACCGCCAGCCAGGCCTATCTGCGTTCCGGAATCGGCGTGTTTCTCGGCGTCGTGTTCCTGTCGGAAAGTCTCGATCTGGAGACCTTTGCCGGAATCTGCCTTGCAATTTTCGGGGTGGTTCTGATCAACTGGCCTGTGAAGCGAAACTTGCAGGTCACCCCATCCATGGGCAAGGAGGTGTCATGAGTGTCTTGACCGTCTATGAAGCGGGCTCGCGGCCGACGCGGCGTGCCAACCCGGACTATTTCACCGGCACGGTCTGGCAGGACCCGGTGATCGAGGCGCCGGCCCCGGCGCGGGTCCGGGTTCTGCGGGTGACCTTCGAGCCGAAAGCCCGGACCCACTGGCACAGCCATCCGCTCGGCCAGACGCTGCAGGTTCTGGACGGTGCCGGCTTCGTGCACCTGTGGGGCCAGGAGAAACTGTCGATCCTGCCGGGCGACGTCATCTGGATCCCGCCCGGGGTCAAGCATTGGCACGGTGCCGGTCCGAACACATCCCTCGTCCATCTTGCCATCCAGGAGGAACTGGATGGCTCCGTCGCCGAGTGGATGGAGGCCGTCGACGATACGACCTATGCCGGAAACATCGAGGCCAGGCGGTAACGGGCAGGGGAACGGGTTGGTGCGAAAGAGACAGCCTATCTGCCGGCACCAAGCGGCAGGCGCACGACCGCCTCCAGACCGCCCTCGGGACGGTTTGTCAGGCTGATGCGGCCACCATGGGCGTGGATGATGGAGCGCGTGATGGCGAGGCCGAGGCCGATCCCGCCGGTTTCCTCGCTGCGCGATTCCTCAAGCCTGACAAACGGTTCGAAAACATCCTTCAGCCGGTCTGCAGGAATGCCCGGCCCCTTGTCGCGGACGCGGATAACGGCCTCGTGGTCCTCGATCTCAGCGGAAACCGTGACGGCTTCACCGTAGCGGATACCGTTCTCGATCAGGTTGCGCAGCGCCCGCCTGAGCGCCATCGGGCGGCAAGGCAGCACGATCCGCTCGCTGCTTTCGACCACCGTGCATTCATGGCCGAGATCCTGCTGGTCGCCCGCAAGCGCTTCAAGGATGGCGCCGAGATCAGCATTTTCGGCCTTTTCCGCCTGGGCCTCGTCCTTGGCAAAGCGCAACGCCGCCTCGGTCATCGCGGCCATCTCGTCGAGGGTCTCGATCACCTTTTCACGGTTCTCGTCGTCATCGATGAATTCCGCCCTGAGACGCAGCGAAGTGATCGGCGTCCTGAGGTCGTGGCTGATCGCCGCCAGCATCCGGGTCCGGTCCTTTACGAAACGGGTCAACCGGTCCTGCATGTCGTTGAAAGCGGTGGTCAGGGCCCTGACTTCGCGCGGGCCGCTGGGCGTCAACGGTTCCTGTTCCTCGCCGCGGCCGAATTTTTCGGCACGGACCGAAAGGTCCTTGAGCGGTCGCGTGACCCGCCGCAGAGCCAGGCCGACGATCAGCACGACCAGAAGCGCGGTCAGCGCCAGCTGCACGAGCAGCGGCAGGAAGGCGCCGGCCGGTGGCCGGTAGCTGGTGGCGACATTCAGCCAGCGCCCGTCATTCATGCTGATGGAGATCGACAGGTCTTCCGGCTTGTTCATGATCCTGTGCAGGTTCTTCGGGCGTTCGGGCCTGGGCACGTCGCGCCAGCTGCGCTTGTCGTCGTCATCGTCCTTCCGGCGGGGCGGGCCGCGTTTCTCGTCCGCCAGAATATTGAGATGCACCGCCTGGCCGGGTTTCAGGTCCTTTGCCATGTAGCCCTGAAGGCGGTGTTCGATGCGCGAGGAGCCCGGGGTCGGCGCCAGCGGCGTGTCGCCCAGCCAGAACACGGCGAACCGGCTGCTGCTGGCAACAAGAATGCGTTCCTGCAGATCGGGGGGCGTGTCCTCCATGAGGCCAGCCAGGGCGACGGCGCGCGACAGCAGATTGTCGCGGGCCGCGGCCACCAGCGCGATGCGGCGCTCGTCGTGAAAGATCCACAGGCTGAGCGCCTGGGCGACCACGATGGCCACCAGCAGAAGAACGATCAGCTGCGAGGCCAGCGTGCCCGGCCAGAGCGCCGCGGCAATCTTGCGGAGACGAGTAGACAGGGTCATTCGGCGGTGTCTTTCACGTCGGCCGTGAACATGTAGCCGCCGCCCCAGACCGTCTTGATCATCCTGGGATCCTTGGGATCCACCTCGATCTTGCGGCGCAGGCGCGACACCTGGTTATCGATCGACCGGTCGAAGACGGCGGGCGTGCGTCCGGTTGTCAGATCGAGAAGCTGGTCGCGGTTGAGAACCATTTTCGGCCGTTTCAGAAACGCGCACAGCAACTGGAACTCGCCGCTGGACAGCGCGACGGACGTGCCCTC carries:
- a CDS encoding LysE family translocator, with translation MDQITPYIPGILLAYSAFLLGIASPGPNILAVLGTSMSAGRGPGVALALGVATGSFTWAVLTVLGLSTLLAVYASALTVIKSAGGLYLLWLAVKSLKSAASRHDIEARELSGGKRSPAGYLVRGYVIQMTNPKAALAWIAIISLGLKEGAPFWVGAVIVLGTFLLSILIHILYAVAFSTPVMVRVYGRARRFIQMLLGGFFAFAGLKLLFSRT
- a CDS encoding ArsR/SmtB family transcription factor, with the protein product MKEGPDIARIGALMGDPARANILSALLSGKALTATELAAEAGITGQTASSHLKKLMEGGLLTQAKQGRHRYFTLAGPEVGAVLEAVMGLAARRGHLRTRTGPKDPAMRAARVCYDHLAGDMAVRIFDSLQSRGFLAISGNKGGFGLTEAGAGFVREIGIDLDALTTSRRPLCRICLDWSERRNHLAGSLGAALLTRFLDQGWLRRENASRIVHISPKGQTELKVLFPVV
- a CDS encoding NIPSNAP family protein, whose protein sequence is MITCFIRYHIDPAKRAAFEQYARNWGQAIPRCGADLVGYYAPHEGSTTLAYGVYSIESLAAYEAYRARLAADPLGRENYDFAMREKFILREDRTFLKLASAPHGEGETHK
- a CDS encoding antibiotic biosynthesis monooxygenase family protein, giving the protein MIAVIFEVIPHADKKQAYLDMAAEMRPLVEQIDGFLSVERFQSLTNPEKLLSVSFFRDEAALKEWRELTQHRKAQKAGRSSYFKDYRLRVAHVLRDYGMDERDEAPADSRELHG
- a CDS encoding DMT family transporter; translated protein: MPNRSLELALLGVLALLWGSSYMWISLALPSFPPATLIALRVGLASLVLLAILAARGLRLPGDSRSWRLFFVQSLVNSTGPWLMLAWGQQYAGTAVSSVLNSTSPLWVFAFSFLLLQSGQRPGTRQLAGALLGFGGIVLIVGVGALEDIGRNLVPQLVVLLGAALYGIAALRGPLFTAYPPLVTATGTLMCASLVLVPLSLVTDRPWDLAPDLTGILSVLMLSVACTALAFLIYFRLLSTLGAMGTASQAYLRSGIGVFLGVVFLSESLDLETFAGICLAIFGVVLINWPVKRNLQVTPSMGKEVS
- a CDS encoding (R)-mandelonitrile lyase, translated to MSVLTVYEAGSRPTRRANPDYFTGTVWQDPVIEAPAPARVRVLRVTFEPKARTHWHSHPLGQTLQVLDGAGFVHLWGQEKLSILPGDVIWIPPGVKHWHGAGPNTSLVHLAIQEELDGSVAEWMEAVDDTTYAGNIEARR
- a CDS encoding ATP-binding protein, which gives rise to MTLSTRLRKIAAALWPGTLASQLIVLLLVAIVVAQALSLWIFHDERRIALVAAARDNLLSRAVALAGLMEDTPPDLQERILVASSSRFAVFWLGDTPLAPTPGSSRIEHRLQGYMAKDLKPGQAVHLNILADEKRGPPRRKDDDDDKRSWRDVPRPERPKNLHRIMNKPEDLSISISMNDGRWLNVATSYRPPAGAFLPLLVQLALTALLVVLIVGLALRRVTRPLKDLSVRAEKFGRGEEQEPLTPSGPREVRALTTAFNDMQDRLTRFVKDRTRMLAAISHDLRTPITSLRLRAEFIDDDENREKVIETLDEMAAMTEAALRFAKDEAQAEKAENADLGAILEALAGDQQDLGHECTVVESSERIVLPCRPMALRRALRNLIENGIRYGEAVTVSAEIEDHEAVIRVRDKGPGIPADRLKDVFEPFVRLEESRSEETGGIGLGLAITRSIIHAHGGRISLTNRPEGGLEAVVRLPLGAGR